One window of Trifolium pratense cultivar HEN17-A07 linkage group LG5, ARS_RC_1.1, whole genome shotgun sequence genomic DNA carries:
- the LOC123884095 gene encoding endoplasmic reticulum oxidoreductin-1-like — MKLYKYLYSLESKEIESTLPRSKDDKLSTSNLKIEALIFTRLVLSSHSPMYSTLISRCDCPFWPDDRMCRLRDCSVCQCPEGEFPESFKKPKHLPFNDLICQEGKPDGAVDRTLDSKAFKGWTKIDNPWTNNDEADNGEMTYVSLQLNPERYTGYTTPSARRI, encoded by the exons atgaagttATACAAATATCTGTATAGTCTTGAATCCAAGGAGATTGAATCAACACTCCCACGATCAAAAGAT gacAAATTATCTACCTCAAATTTGAAGATCGAAGCCCTGATATTTACAAGATTGGTATTATCTTCACATTCTCCTATGTATTCCACCCTTATATCAAG GTGTGACTGCCCTTTTTGGCCTGATGATCGTATGTGCCGGTTGCGGGACTGTAGTGTATGCCAATGTCCAGAAGGCGAGTTCCCGGAGTCATTTAAGAAGCCTAAACACCTTCCATTCAATGATCTTATCTGTCAAGAAGGAAAACCCGATGGAGCTGTTGACCGTACGTTGGATAGTAAAGCTTTCAAAGGATGGACAAAAATAGATAATCCATGGACGAATAATGATGAGGCAGACAATG GTGAGATGACATATGTGAGTCTTCAACTGAATCCTGAAAGATATACTGGTTACACCACTCCATCTGCAAGAAGGATATGA
- the LOC123884093 gene encoding uncharacterized protein LOC123884093 isoform X1, giving the protein MIYILSERYLETDQYRRRGTKTDVCSIMQNLQALLVCIFYNKKGFCFVDLSQESCQEEKILYKLISGLHSSIPVHIAAITKLKKLQICLVELSLLYIGMQVQHHYCLLFLVRVLVGRESAFCYQNCLEQLVDRPCLENAGLLALTRVGSRRVVQISAVFMIFSSILGKFGTVFASIPPAIVAALYCLFFAYVGAGGISFLQFCNLNSFRTKFILGFSIFLLPLICTLRQGAYFLSTLGFSIYNFVLTFN; this is encoded by the exons atgatttatatctTGAGTGAAAGATATCTTGAAACCGATCAATATCGTAGAAGAGGAACCAAAACTGATGTCTGCAGTATTATGCAAAATCTCCAAGCTTTGTTGGTGTGTATATTTTATAACAAGAAAGGTTTCTGTTTTGTAGATCTTTCGCAAGAATCGTGTCAAGAGGAAAAGATTTTGTATAAATTGATATCAGGTCTCCACTCCTCCATACCAGTACATATAGCTGCGATTACCAAGTTGAAGAAGCTACAAATATG TCTAGTGGAGCTTTCATTGCTGTATATAGGTATGCAAGTGCAACACCATTACTGCCTTCTATTCTTAGTCAGGGTATTGGTTGGCAG GGAGTCGGCATTCTGTTATCAGAATTGTTTGGAACAATTAGTGGATCGTCCGTGTCT AGAAAATGCAGGTCTATTGGCTTTGACACGTGTTGGCAGTCGAAGAGTTGTGCAGATATCTGCTGTATTCAtgattttctcttcaattttag GAAAATTTGGAACAGTTTTCGCATCTATCCCACCTGCAATTGTTGCTGCCCTGTACTGCTTATTCTTTGCTTATGTTG GTGCTGGAGGCATTAGTTTTCTTCAGTTCTGCAACCTTAACAGTTTTAGAACAAAGTTCATATTAGGCTTCTCTATATTCTTGCTGCCTCTTATTTGCACACTCAGACAAGGAGCATACTTCCTTTCCACATTAGGCTTCTCTATATATAATTTCGTTTTAACTTTCAATTAG
- the LOC123884093 gene encoding nucleobase-ascorbate transporter 6-like isoform X3, producing the protein MIFLNCIFCLFGSQSSGAFIAVYRYASATPLLPSILSQGIGWQGVGILLSELFGTISGSSVSVENAGLLALTRVGSRRVVQISAVFMIFSSILGKFGTVFASIPPAIVAALYCLFFAYVGAGGISFLQFCNLNSFRTKFILGFSIFLLPLICTLRQGAYFLSTLGFSIYNFVLTFN; encoded by the exons atgattttcttaaatTGTATATTCTGTCTTTTTGGTTCACAGTCTAGTGGAGCTTTCATTGCTGTATATAGGTATGCAAGTGCAACACCATTACTGCCTTCTATTCTTAGTCAGGGTATTGGTTGGCAG GGAGTCGGCATTCTGTTATCAGAATTGTTTGGAACAATTAGTGGATCGTCCGTGTCTGT AGAAAATGCAGGTCTATTGGCTTTGACACGTGTTGGCAGTCGAAGAGTTGTGCAGATATCTGCTGTATTCAtgattttctcttcaattttag GAAAATTTGGAACAGTTTTCGCATCTATCCCACCTGCAATTGTTGCTGCCCTGTACTGCTTATTCTTTGCTTATGTTG GTGCTGGAGGCATTAGTTTTCTTCAGTTCTGCAACCTTAACAGTTTTAGAACAAAGTTCATATTAGGCTTCTCTATATTCTTGCTGCCTCTTATTTGCACACTCAGACAAGGAGCATACTTCCTTTCCACATTAGGCTTCTCTATATATAATTTCGTTTTAACTTTCAATTAG